In Anomaloglossus baeobatrachus isolate aAnoBae1 chromosome 3, aAnoBae1.hap1, whole genome shotgun sequence, one genomic interval encodes:
- the LOC142297425 gene encoding taste receptor type 2 member 38-like — translation MSPEKLLISFVSFFIVIIGLLLNGFIVTANFFWLMKYQTLLTVDVLITGLGLLRLILLITQLEYVCFSIFRWSMFNSPEYIATLGNCMVFCSLWWGSVLSVFYCVKITNYSNRLFVRLKMNISKLVPWMLLISLVISFLFSLSFRWVMFSIKGVNATVYGNRSMEVNVVHLFVIIFFGSMIPFMVCCVAICLIIVSLLRHTRNMSSGFNDVQRDIHLSVIWSMVSFLLFYALYFFAHIVATFTINIWDTIYGLICAILMCAYPSLHSIPLIFSNRKLKNLFYVVLRCTWLGKLQHQIP, via the coding sequence ATGTCTCCTGAAAAATTACTTATTTCATTTGTTTCCTTCTTCATAGTCATCATTGGGTTATTGTTAAATGGATTTATTGTTACAGCAAACTTTTTCTGGTTGATGAAATACCAAACTCTTTTAACAGTTGACGTTCTTATTACCGGCTTGGGACTTTTGAGACTCATACTCCTAATTACACAATTGGAATATGTTTGTTTTTCTATATTTCGTTGGTCTATGTTCAATAGTCCCGAATATATTGCTACTCTTGGAAATTGTATGGTCTTCTGCAGTCTGTGGTGGGGCTCGGTTCTTTCAGTGTTTTACTGTGTGAAAATCACAAACTACAGCAACAGACTCTTCGTGAGGCTCAAGATGAACATCTCCAAGTTGGTCCCCTGGATGCTCCTCATCTCACTGGTCATCTCCTTTCTATTTAGTTTGTCCTTTAGATGGGTTATGTTTTCTATTAAGGGTGTTAATGCGACAGTCTATGGAAATAGAAGCATGGAAGTAAATGTTGTCCATCTGTTTGTTATCATCTTTTTTGGATCCATGATACCATTCATGGTGTGTTGTGTTGCCATTTGTCTTATCATTGTGTCTCTCTTACGTCACACCAGGAATATGAGCTCCGGTTTCAATGACGTTCAACGAGACATTCATCTTAGTGTCATTTGGAGCATGGTCTCTTTCCTTTTATTTTATGCTTTGTATTTTTTCGCCCACATCGTTGCAACTTTCACCATTAATATCTGGGATACTATATATGGCTTAATTTGTGCTATTTTAATGTGTGCCTACCCAAGTCTACACTCTATTCCTTTAATTTTTAGCAACAGAAAGCTGAAAAATTTATTTTATGTTGTTCTTCGTTGTACTTGGTTAGGAAAACTACAGCATCAAATTCCATAA